From a region of the Rhodococcus sp. 4CII genome:
- a CDS encoding DUF6283 family protein: MKDGVPAHSPLRGEASARTESAGARCVGRSGMAHRRRPCAQCPWRRDVAPDMFGRDRFEALAATSGGPGREVEVGGPMFACHKSPEGAEEACAGWLAVAGVEHLGVRLAVVQGRLDPEMLTAREGCPALFDSYDEMAETQS, from the coding sequence ATGAAAGACGGCGTCCCGGCACATTCACCCCTGCGGGGTGAGGCGAGTGCGCGAACGGAGTCTGCGGGCGCGCGGTGCGTGGGCCGGTCGGGGATGGCGCATCGTCGGCGCCCGTGTGCGCAGTGCCCGTGGCGTCGTGATGTCGCGCCGGACATGTTCGGCCGCGACAGGTTCGAGGCGCTCGCCGCCACGTCCGGTGGTCCCGGCCGGGAGGTCGAGGTCGGCGGTCCGATGTTCGCCTGCCACAAGTCGCCTGAGGGTGCGGAGGAGGCCTGTGCGGGGTGGCTGGCCGTCGCGGGGGTCGAGCACCTCGGGGTCCGGCTTGCTGTCGTGCAGGGCCGACTGGATCCGGAAATGCTGACCGCGCGGGAGGGGTGCCCGGCACTGTTCGACTCGTATGACGAGATGGCCGAAACGCAGTCGTAG
- a CDS encoding enoyl-CoA hydratase-related protein, whose product MTVSVVDDGTARHILIDRPERMNAVDRATLDLLADTITDAGADPAVRVIVLSGTGRAFCAGGDLDVEDPLSVANTATTADAAARCIDTIRQVPRPVIAAVRGPAVGVGVSLALAADLTLVRSDAFFSMPFTSIGLMPDGGATALVAAAVGRPTAMRMSLLGDRVSAPEAVNLGLVTAAYGADEFDAELGALVTRLGGGSVDALVETKLAINDATLAELGQAFARERAGQIRLTTSDGFRDAVTAFAAARAVNRGRSEESK is encoded by the coding sequence ATGACCGTCAGCGTCGTCGACGACGGGACCGCACGCCACATCCTGATCGACCGCCCCGAACGCATGAACGCCGTCGACCGGGCGACGCTCGACCTACTGGCGGACACGATCACCGACGCCGGTGCCGATCCCGCCGTCCGGGTGATCGTGCTCTCGGGAACCGGTCGAGCCTTCTGCGCGGGCGGAGACCTCGACGTCGAGGACCCACTGTCGGTCGCGAACACCGCGACCACCGCCGATGCGGCTGCGCGATGCATCGACACCATCAGGCAGGTTCCGCGACCCGTCATCGCCGCGGTGCGCGGCCCGGCCGTCGGCGTCGGGGTGTCGCTCGCGCTCGCTGCGGACCTCACACTGGTCCGTTCCGACGCCTTCTTCTCGATGCCGTTCACCTCGATTGGATTGATGCCGGACGGCGGTGCCACCGCCCTTGTCGCCGCTGCGGTGGGGCGCCCGACCGCGATGCGGATGTCGCTGCTGGGGGACCGGGTGAGCGCGCCCGAGGCCGTGAACCTCGGCCTGGTGACGGCGGCCTACGGCGCGGACGAGTTCGATGCGGAACTCGGCGCACTGGTGACCCGTCTGGGTGGGGGCTCGGTCGACGCGCTCGTCGAGACCAAGCTCGCGATCAACGACGCGACCCTGGCCGAGTTAGGCCAGGCCTTCGCCCGCGAACGGGCCGGGCAGATCCGCCTCACCACGTCGGACGGCTTCCGCGACGCAGTCACGGCATTCGCGGCCGCCCGCGCGGTGAACCGAGGTCGCAGCGAGGAGTCGAAGTGA
- a CDS encoding AMP-binding enzyme, translated as MSVIYTTGTTGRPKGILRTPITPADPPALLEVVIEAFGFGTARSTLVAAPMYHTAPNTQFQFALALGAPSVSLSPMQRCGFSTQTGEAPVGEHGDIYLRPFSAWPDFTYLGDDAKRRAMEKDGFVTVGDIGYVDADGFLYLSDRRNDMIISGGVNIFPAEIESVLLGLDGVADVAVFGIPDSEFGEAIAAHVQPDRGWTLTAAAVREHVKSRLARYKAPKVVVFEDELPREDTGKLFKRRLKAPYWEGRD; from the coding sequence ATGAGCGTCATCTACACCACCGGCACGACTGGGCGACCGAAGGGGATCCTGCGCACCCCGATCACCCCGGCCGACCCCCCGGCGCTGCTCGAAGTGGTGATCGAGGCCTTCGGGTTCGGCACCGCCCGCTCCACCCTGGTCGCGGCGCCGATGTACCACACCGCCCCGAACACGCAGTTCCAGTTCGCGCTCGCGCTCGGGGCGCCGTCGGTAAGCCTCTCGCCGATGCAGCGGTGCGGATTCTCGACGCAGACGGGCGAGGCTCCGGTCGGGGAACACGGCGACATCTATCTTCGACCCTTCTCCGCCTGGCCCGACTTCACCTATCTGGGCGACGACGCGAAGCGGCGTGCAATGGAGAAGGACGGGTTCGTCACCGTCGGCGACATCGGGTACGTCGATGCCGACGGCTTCCTGTACCTGAGCGATCGACGCAACGACATGATCATCTCCGGCGGGGTCAACATCTTCCCCGCGGAGATCGAGTCGGTACTGCTCGGGCTGGACGGGGTCGCCGACGTCGCGGTGTTCGGCATCCCCGACTCGGAGTTCGGCGAGGCGATCGCCGCGCACGTGCAGCCGGACCGAGGGTGGACACTCACGGCGGCAGCCGTCCGCGAACACGTCAAGAGCCGGCTGGCCCGGTACAAGGCGCCCAAGGTCGTGGTTTTCGAGGACGAACTGCCCCGGGAGGACACCGGCAAGTTGTTCAAGCGCCGGCTCAAGGCCCCCTACTGGGAGGGCCGGGATTGA
- a CDS encoding alpha/beta hydrolase fold domain-containing protein: MLGTDSREAALHRARESFASVFASGRPTLKQLRSNLDAMMLEPALADDVSVEELTVAGVDCLRVTAGPEIDGNVLVWFHGGGYVMGSAHGYRHAAAALARALGSAVLLPEYRLAPEAPFPAAVEDAAAVLGAVVAEHGPEHTAVGGDSAGGGLTIAALVRTREAGSALPATAVVVSPLADFTAAGASVTANAGTDPVITERALGLLAASYLQGHDPRDPLASPVFADLAGLPPLLLLASDSETLLDDSVRIHESVQAAGGTSTLSVYPDTCHAWTLFSEFLPQAREGVDEIARALREVLR, encoded by the coding sequence ATGTTAGGAACCGATAGCCGCGAAGCGGCGCTGCACCGGGCGCGGGAGTCGTTCGCGTCGGTCTTCGCCTCCGGCCGACCGACTCTCAAGCAACTGCGCTCGAACCTGGACGCGATGATGCTCGAACCCGCACTGGCGGATGATGTCTCGGTGGAAGAGCTGACGGTCGCTGGTGTCGACTGCCTGCGGGTCACCGCCGGCCCGGAGATCGACGGCAACGTTCTCGTATGGTTCCACGGCGGCGGCTACGTGATGGGCAGCGCCCATGGCTATCGGCACGCCGCCGCCGCACTGGCGCGGGCCCTGGGATCGGCGGTGCTGCTGCCCGAGTACCGCCTCGCCCCCGAGGCCCCCTTCCCGGCGGCTGTCGAGGACGCGGCCGCTGTGCTCGGAGCAGTCGTGGCCGAGCACGGACCCGAACACACCGCCGTCGGAGGCGATTCCGCGGGCGGTGGGTTGACGATCGCCGCCCTCGTCCGGACCCGCGAGGCCGGCAGTGCGCTGCCGGCGACTGCCGTGGTGGTCTCGCCACTGGCGGATTTCACCGCCGCGGGGGCGAGCGTGACGGCCAACGCCGGCACCGATCCGGTGATCACCGAACGCGCACTCGGCCTGCTCGCCGCCAGCTACCTGCAGGGGCACGATCCCCGGGACCCCCTCGCGTCACCGGTGTTCGCGGACCTCGCCGGCCTGCCACCGCTGCTGCTGCTGGCCAGCGACAGCGAGACCCTACTCGACGACTCCGTCCGGATTCACGAGTCGGTCCAGGCCGCCGGGGGCACCAGCACGCTGTCGGTGTACCCGGACACCTGCCACGCCTGGACGCTCTTCAGCGAGTTCCTCCCGCAGGCGCGGGAGGGTGTCGACGAGATCGCCCGCGCCCTGAGGGAGGTGCTGCGATGA
- a CDS encoding acetate--CoA ligase family protein: protein MTLTSHDGSSCTAESAAPPASSLGRVLNPGTIAVVGLSDKSPVAPFIEPTLDSGADVYFVHPSAPTVLGRPTYRSVSEIPVPVDAVLSVMSAERTVSLAEECAALDCGGLVVYAAGFSELGVAGDALQRRLVAAAERGSMAVVGPNSLGYISVPRSLALTASANYRPPAGGVSIVSHSGAMIGGVAITARLRTGVGISRLISAGNEAVTDIADYVDFLAGDPETTAVGLIVEGIRRPEAFLRAARRCIEAGKPVVALKLARNSRTQQMAASHTGALAGNAWAYDVAFHHAGIQSAHDIEELVDRLSIVDQLHPANWNTVERLGVVAGTGGFASLAYDLAEAEGLSLPPLDELADWVAATIPGIAVPNPLDTTGFGATFWTEIVDRYVGSPDLDAVVFVNMWGEGDDSPVYRRLIDDVATAARRFGKPVAIAAGAGPVGSYAQEVIGTDGSVALGYGLRGTLRGLQTMGAFVRDRARSPHPAERVPEIARPTTPLADAGGGRRLLPFDQAMKLLQQFDIPIAPYCVIRAGEQASPTFPGHYAVKLADVAHRTELGAVTLNVAYDELDRAVDDMRALASRNGVRDAVAIQPMTPSQGELLVGVEGRSELGPMVMLGIGGVLVEVLERVGGRPAPMTTIDAEALIEEFHDLRLMHGYRGAQPWHLSQLAQVLVGFGRLAAACHGWIESLDVNPLLVTDDGLVAVDALCIVRDAPVGSDLR from the coding sequence ATGACCCTCACCTCGCACGACGGTTCCTCCTGCACAGCGGAATCCGCCGCTCCGCCGGCGTCGTCGCTCGGGCGCGTGCTGAACCCGGGCACCATCGCCGTCGTCGGGCTCAGCGACAAGTCCCCGGTCGCACCCTTCATCGAGCCGACACTCGACAGTGGCGCGGACGTGTACTTTGTCCACCCGTCGGCACCGACCGTCCTCGGCAGGCCGACATACCGATCAGTTTCCGAAATTCCGGTGCCTGTCGATGCAGTGCTGTCCGTGATGTCCGCGGAGCGGACCGTCTCCCTCGCCGAGGAGTGCGCGGCGCTCGACTGTGGAGGGCTCGTCGTCTACGCCGCCGGCTTCTCCGAACTCGGCGTCGCCGGAGATGCACTCCAGCGCAGACTCGTTGCCGCAGCCGAACGCGGTAGCATGGCTGTGGTCGGACCCAACAGCCTGGGTTACATCAGCGTCCCCCGCAGCCTCGCCCTGACCGCATCGGCCAACTACCGACCACCCGCGGGGGGAGTATCCATCGTCTCCCACAGCGGCGCGATGATCGGCGGTGTCGCCATCACCGCGCGTCTACGGACCGGAGTCGGGATCTCGCGCCTGATCTCCGCGGGCAACGAAGCGGTCACCGACATCGCCGACTACGTCGATTTCCTGGCAGGCGACCCGGAAACCACCGCAGTCGGCTTGATCGTGGAGGGGATCCGCCGGCCGGAGGCGTTCCTCCGGGCGGCGCGGCGGTGCATCGAGGCGGGCAAACCCGTCGTGGCACTGAAGCTGGCGCGCAACAGCCGGACGCAGCAGATGGCGGCGTCCCACACCGGCGCACTCGCCGGGAACGCCTGGGCCTACGACGTGGCCTTCCATCACGCAGGGATCCAGTCAGCCCACGACATCGAGGAGCTCGTCGACCGACTCTCGATCGTCGATCAACTCCACCCCGCGAACTGGAATACGGTCGAACGTCTGGGTGTCGTGGCCGGAACCGGCGGCTTCGCTTCGCTGGCATATGATCTCGCCGAAGCGGAGGGGCTGAGCCTGCCGCCTCTCGACGAGCTCGCCGACTGGGTCGCAGCGACGATCCCGGGTATCGCCGTACCCAATCCACTCGACACGACCGGCTTCGGCGCGACCTTCTGGACGGAGATCGTCGACCGGTACGTCGGATCGCCCGACCTCGACGCCGTCGTGTTCGTCAACATGTGGGGTGAGGGCGACGACTCGCCGGTCTACCGACGGCTCATCGACGACGTCGCGACGGCCGCTCGCCGGTTCGGAAAGCCGGTCGCGATCGCGGCCGGCGCCGGGCCGGTCGGCTCCTATGCGCAGGAAGTCATCGGCACCGACGGGAGTGTCGCGCTCGGATACGGGCTCCGTGGCACCCTGCGCGGACTCCAGACGATGGGGGCGTTCGTCCGGGACCGTGCGCGGTCGCCTCACCCGGCGGAGCGGGTGCCGGAGATCGCGCGCCCGACGACTCCGCTCGCCGACGCCGGAGGTGGCCGCCGGCTCCTTCCGTTCGATCAGGCGATGAAACTTCTGCAGCAGTTCGACATCCCGATAGCCCCCTACTGCGTGATCCGGGCCGGGGAGCAGGCCTCTCCGACTTTCCCCGGCCATTACGCGGTGAAGCTCGCGGACGTGGCGCACCGAACCGAATTGGGCGCGGTCACACTGAACGTCGCGTATGACGAACTCGACCGAGCGGTCGACGACATGCGCGCTCTCGCCAGCCGTAACGGCGTCCGCGATGCCGTCGCCATCCAGCCGATGACGCCGTCACAAGGTGAGCTGCTCGTCGGGGTCGAGGGCCGCAGCGAACTCGGGCCGATGGTGATGCTCGGTATCGGCGGCGTTCTCGTCGAGGTCCTCGAGCGGGTCGGCGGACGTCCGGCGCCCATGACCACGATCGATGCGGAGGCCCTGATCGAGGAGTTCCACGACCTGCGTCTGATGCACGGCTATCGCGGAGCGCAACCCTGGCACCTGTCGCAGCTCGCGCAGGTCCTGGTCGGCTTCGGGCGCCTGGCCGCGGCCTGCCACGGGTGGATCGAATCTCTGGATGTCAATCCGCTGCTGGTCACCGACGACGGACTCGTCGCGGTCGACGCCCTGTGCATCGTGCGGGACGCACCGGTCGGAAGTGATCTCCGGTGA
- a CDS encoding helix-turn-helix domain-containing protein — translation MMDTLDRKAVAALDAAAARRRVADLDVLRAVAEANAAHITQRVICEHIGISQPTIHRMLRTVLENPALLDETPTEVIDRRTAGQITDDDMMQVLLDWNFTFGQVPVSGGISTDAYEPGSWDEIERAYCRGLLTDDEIGRLMERNKDALEQAVRSA, via the coding sequence ATGATGGACACCCTCGACCGCAAGGCCGTCGCCGCCCTCGACGCCGCCGCCGCACGCCGCCGGGTCGCCGACCTGGACGTCCTGCGCGCCGTGGCCGAGGCGAACGCCGCCCACATCACCCAACGCGTCATCTGTGAGCACATCGGAATCTCCCAACCGACGATTCACCGCATGCTGCGCACCGTGCTGGAAAACCCGGCCCTGCTCGATGAGACACCGACCGAGGTTATCGACCGCCGCACCGCCGGCCAGATCACCGACGATGACATGATGCAGGTGCTGCTGGACTGGAACTTCACCTTCGGCCAGGTCCCGGTCAGCGGCGGCATCTCGACGGACGCGTACGAGCCTGGCAGCTGGGACGAGATCGAACGCGCCTACTGCCGTGGCCTGCTCACCGACGACGAGATCGGCCGGTTGATGGAACGCAACAAGGACGCCCTCGAGCAGGCGGTCCGGTCTGCGTGA
- a CDS encoding alpha/beta hydrolase: MARTEALARVEKMYVDGFPDPATATVDDLRTAYDALLLQFPLPQGVEPVEGDAGGVPVLHVTAEGAARDKVLVWFHGGGYVLGSAKGFQELGHTLSRAAGLTVVLPDYRRAPENKFPAAVDDGVAVISALVTEYDADNVAVGGDSAGGGLTLAALTAARDRGNNLPAAAVFISPLLDFTASGESMELFDGQDIAVSRGSVANLGEAYLQGHDPKDPLASPLFADLRDLPPALFLVGSREVLLDDSLRATAAIVDRGGSASTSVYDDMVHVWPLFSSILPEGIQAADEVGSFVRKNLGL, from the coding sequence ATGGCCAGGACCGAGGCGCTCGCGCGCGTCGAGAAGATGTATGTTGACGGCTTTCCGGACCCGGCGACGGCGACGGTGGACGACCTGCGGACCGCGTACGACGCGTTGCTGCTGCAATTCCCGCTCCCGCAGGGCGTCGAGCCAGTGGAGGGCGACGCCGGCGGCGTTCCTGTCCTGCACGTCACAGCGGAGGGAGCGGCCCGGGACAAGGTACTCGTGTGGTTCCACGGCGGCGGATATGTTCTCGGTAGCGCCAAAGGTTTTCAGGAACTCGGCCACACGTTGTCTCGCGCTGCTGGCCTGACCGTCGTATTGCCGGACTACCGTCGGGCGCCGGAGAACAAGTTCCCCGCGGCGGTGGACGACGGCGTTGCCGTGATCTCGGCGCTGGTAACGGAGTACGACGCGGACAACGTCGCGGTCGGCGGCGACTCGGCGGGTGGCGGACTGACCCTCGCGGCACTCACCGCAGCGCGCGACAGGGGCAACAACCTCCCGGCGGCAGCGGTGTTCATTTCCCCGCTCCTCGACTTCACGGCGAGTGGCGAGAGCATGGAGCTCTTCGACGGCCAGGACATCGCCGTCTCCCGGGGGTCCGTCGCCAATCTCGGCGAGGCATACCTGCAGGGACATGACCCGAAGGACCCCCTGGCGTCACCTCTGTTTGCCGACCTTCGCGACCTCCCGCCGGCGCTGTTCCTCGTCGGATCCCGAGAGGTCCTGCTCGACGACTCCCTCCGTGCGACGGCTGCCATCGTCGACCGCGGTGGATCCGCGAGCACCTCCGTGTACGACGACATGGTCCACGTCTGGCCGTTGTTCTCGTCGATCCTGCCGGAAGGCATCCAGGCCGCCGACGAGGTCGGATCGTTCGTCCGCAAGAACCTCGGGCTCTGA
- a CDS encoding acyl-CoA dehydrogenase, translating into MGHYKSNLRDVEFNLFELLERDRVLGTGPFEDVDVDTARVALREVDRLAREDLAQSFEDSDRSPTIFDPVAHTVTVPPAYAATYKTWMDAEWWRLRVHPDLGGTLAPSSLNWALAEFVLGANPTLWTYVGFPTATRVVWQHGTERDRMIARIAVDRQWGATMMLTEPDAGSDVGAGRTRAIPNDDGTWNIEGVKRFITAGEHDLADNIVHLVLARPVGVEGAGGPGTKGLSLFLVPKFHFDLDTGELTGERNGVYVTNVEKKMGVKVSATCEMTLGENTPARGWLLGEVHDGIGQMFDVIEDARMMVGSKAIATLSSGYLNALDYARLRVQGADLTRSSGKAAPRVTITRHPDVRRSLLTQKSFAEGMRSLVLYAASWQDEIAIRSAAGDDTVLAEAVNDLLLPVVKGYGSERSWTVLGTECLQTFGGSGYLQDYPLEQYVRDAKIDTVYEGTTAIQAQDLFFRKIAKGNGIAFTHLVREISSFVDDPTAATDLAIERALLREAAGCVEAIVATMRADLVQANPAVEGGEVASIYKVGLNATRLLYALGDVIVAWLLGRSAAIALRALDTDVSAAERAFYEGKVAAARFFARNVLPLVAAESRIAFAVDDSVMRLDENAF; encoded by the coding sequence ATGGGCCATTACAAGAGCAACCTCCGCGATGTGGAGTTCAATTTGTTCGAACTGCTCGAACGGGATCGCGTGCTCGGCACCGGCCCGTTCGAGGATGTGGACGTCGACACCGCGAGGGTCGCACTTCGCGAGGTCGACCGGCTCGCGCGAGAGGACCTGGCGCAGTCGTTCGAGGACTCCGACCGCAGCCCGACCATCTTCGACCCGGTGGCACATACCGTTACCGTCCCGCCCGCCTATGCGGCGACGTACAAGACCTGGATGGACGCCGAATGGTGGCGTCTACGAGTGCATCCCGATCTCGGCGGAACCCTCGCACCCAGTTCGCTGAACTGGGCCCTGGCCGAGTTCGTGCTGGGCGCCAACCCGACCCTGTGGACCTACGTCGGATTCCCGACCGCCACTCGCGTCGTGTGGCAGCACGGCACCGAACGGGACCGGATGATCGCCCGGATCGCTGTGGACCGGCAGTGGGGCGCGACGATGATGCTCACCGAGCCGGACGCAGGTTCCGATGTCGGAGCAGGTCGCACGAGGGCGATCCCGAACGACGACGGCACCTGGAACATCGAGGGTGTCAAGCGCTTCATCACCGCAGGTGAGCATGATCTGGCGGACAACATCGTCCATCTCGTGCTCGCCCGGCCGGTGGGCGTCGAGGGGGCGGGTGGGCCGGGAACCAAAGGGCTGAGCCTGTTCCTCGTCCCCAAGTTCCACTTCGATCTCGACACCGGGGAGCTCACCGGTGAGCGCAACGGTGTCTACGTCACCAACGTCGAGAAGAAGATGGGCGTGAAGGTCTCGGCGACTTGCGAAATGACCTTGGGGGAGAACACGCCGGCGCGCGGCTGGCTGCTCGGCGAGGTCCACGACGGCATCGGCCAGATGTTCGACGTGATCGAGGACGCCCGGATGATGGTCGGCTCCAAGGCGATCGCGACGCTGTCCAGCGGCTACCTCAACGCGCTCGACTACGCCAGGCTGCGCGTGCAGGGTGCCGATCTGACCCGCTCCTCCGGCAAGGCGGCACCCAGGGTCACCATCACCCGCCACCCGGACGTACGCAGATCGCTGCTCACGCAGAAATCGTTCGCCGAGGGGATGCGGTCCCTTGTCCTCTACGCGGCCTCCTGGCAGGACGAGATCGCGATCAGGAGTGCTGCCGGAGACGATACCGTGCTGGCCGAGGCAGTCAACGATCTGCTCCTGCCGGTGGTCAAGGGCTACGGCTCCGAGCGCTCGTGGACGGTGCTGGGAACCGAATGCCTCCAGACCTTCGGCGGATCGGGCTACCTCCAGGACTATCCGCTCGAACAGTACGTGCGCGATGCCAAGATCGACACCGTCTACGAGGGGACGACCGCCATTCAGGCGCAGGATCTGTTTTTCCGGAAGATCGCCAAGGGCAACGGGATCGCCTTCACACACCTGGTGCGCGAGATCTCTTCGTTCGTGGACGATCCGACGGCCGCCACGGACCTGGCGATCGAACGCGCTCTCCTGCGCGAGGCGGCCGGCTGCGTCGAGGCGATCGTCGCGACGATGAGGGCCGACCTGGTGCAGGCGAACCCGGCCGTCGAAGGCGGCGAGGTGGCGAGCATCTACAAGGTCGGGCTCAACGCGACCCGTCTGCTGTACGCGCTCGGCGACGTGATCGTCGCGTGGCTGCTGGGTCGGAGCGCCGCGATCGCCCTGCGCGCGCTCGACACGGACGTTTCGGCGGCCGAGAGGGCATTCTACGAGGGCAAGGTGGCTGCAGCGCGGTTCTTCGCCCGGAACGTCCTGCCCCTGGTCGCGGCGGAGAGCCGAATCGCCTTCGCGGTGGACGATTCAGTGATGCGCCTGGACGAGAACGCCTTCTGA
- a CDS encoding 3,4-dihydroxy-2-butanone-4-phosphate synthase, with protein sequence MTITDSRHEMYVERRPAAADRTGSAAALHRVERATAAAAAGRALVLADPVRGETNLVLAAELASTELLAFMIRHTSGFVKVTVSVPDCERLQLPPMWPLAGHAPRCNLAVSVDAVEGVGTGISAADRAHTIRTIADPATVAFDLARPGHVVPVIAHDPSPSVLGIPSAYGAPDAVVDLMRAAGLRPLGALCELVSPADETVMADETEGVAFARRHSLAHLSILDVAATVGRGSQVLEYGEECDRRHHDPCDSGDDAQQRPQ encoded by the coding sequence GTGACGATCACCGATAGCCGGCACGAGATGTACGTCGAGCGCAGGCCGGCCGCCGCGGACCGCACCGGGAGTGCAGCCGCGCTGCATCGCGTCGAGCGGGCCACGGCCGCGGCCGCCGCAGGCAGGGCGCTCGTCCTAGCCGATCCCGTCCGTGGGGAGACCAATCTGGTCCTCGCCGCAGAACTGGCTTCCACCGAGCTGCTTGCGTTCATGATCCGGCACACCTCCGGTTTCGTGAAAGTGACGGTGTCTGTGCCGGATTGCGAACGGCTGCAACTGCCACCGATGTGGCCGCTGGCAGGCCACGCTCCGCGCTGCAATCTCGCCGTGAGCGTCGACGCCGTCGAGGGCGTCGGCACCGGAATCTCGGCGGCGGACCGAGCCCACACGATCCGAACAATCGCCGACCCGGCGACGGTCGCATTTGACCTGGCCCGGCCCGGCCACGTCGTACCGGTGATCGCCCACGACCCCTCGCCGTCGGTGCTCGGAATCCCGTCCGCCTACGGGGCACCCGATGCGGTTGTCGATCTGATGCGAGCGGCCGGGCTGCGGCCCTTGGGTGCGCTGTGCGAGCTGGTGTCCCCGGCCGACGAGACCGTGATGGCCGACGAGACCGAAGGAGTCGCCTTCGCTCGCCGTCATAGCCTGGCCCATCTGTCGATACTCGACGTGGCCGCGACCGTAGGGCGTGGTTCACAGGTACTCGAGTATGGGGAAGAGTGCGATCGCCGACACCATGATCCCTGCGACTCCGGCGACGATGCCCAGCAACGCCCGCAGTGA
- a CDS encoding flavin reductase family protein: MAAQQLDELTTRFRDAMAAVCTPVAVVTAMDGERPHGTTVSAFSSLSMSPPSFLVSLDRGSELLGLILESEAFGINVLGSEHSALAARFARKGKNKFEGVDWQSELGIPRIGGAAHWVAAEVMQTATVADHTVVFGRVLAVRSETIPPLTYHDRVFGTHAAL, translated from the coding sequence ATGGCTGCACAACAACTCGACGAACTCACGACCCGGTTCCGCGACGCCATGGCCGCGGTGTGCACGCCGGTCGCCGTGGTCACCGCGATGGACGGGGAACGGCCTCACGGCACGACGGTGAGCGCCTTCTCGTCGCTGTCGATGTCCCCGCCCTCGTTCCTGGTGTCCCTCGACCGGGGATCGGAACTGCTGGGGCTGATCCTCGAATCGGAGGCCTTCGGGATCAACGTGCTCGGTAGCGAGCATTCCGCTCTCGCGGCCCGGTTCGCGCGCAAGGGCAAGAACAAGTTCGAGGGGGTCGACTGGCAGTCGGAACTCGGGATCCCCCGCATCGGCGGTGCCGCGCACTGGGTGGCCGCCGAGGTGATGCAGACCGCGACCGTGGCCGACCACACGGTGGTCTTCGGCAGAGTACTGGCGGTGCGGAGCGAAACGATCCCCCCGCTGACCTATCACGACCGGGTCTTCGGAACCCACGCCGCGCTCTAG
- a CDS encoding YhcG family protein, with protein MSRAEEIEPAGYGALLDDIKSQVRTARVHAARKVNTEIIVLYWKIGKLIRARQSQEGWGARVIARLSDDLRTEFPSMRGLSQRNLVYMRTLATEYPDPIAQHPAAQLPWGHILVLLDRLPDPRVRDWYAAQAADHGWSRATLVHHVTSQRHLRVGAAPNNFPTTLPAHESDLAHEILQDPYNLDFLGLDPGYSERELEDALIGRLTHFLSELGGGFSFVGRQYQITVGTSEYYLDLLFFHLGLRRFVVFELKIGRAEPEHIGKLNFYVNAVDDLLRKPEHGDGSTIGILLAADRDDIVVEYALRGLDSPLAVSTYTTHRSLPEEIRPALPTAADLADAIRDVRHPHNPQPPIPGPPTDD; from the coding sequence ATGAGTCGAGCAGAAGAGATCGAGCCCGCCGGATACGGCGCGTTGCTCGACGACATCAAGTCGCAGGTCCGCACCGCCCGGGTCCATGCCGCCCGCAAGGTCAACACCGAAATCATCGTCCTGTACTGGAAGATCGGGAAGCTGATCCGCGCCCGACAAAGCCAGGAGGGGTGGGGTGCCCGTGTCATTGCCCGGCTCTCCGACGACCTCCGCACCGAGTTCCCCAGCATGCGCGGGCTGTCCCAACGGAACCTGGTCTACATGCGCACCCTCGCCACCGAATACCCCGACCCAATTGCGCAGCACCCTGCTGCGCAATTGCCGTGGGGACACATCCTCGTCCTCCTCGACCGCCTCCCCGACCCCCGGGTCCGCGACTGGTACGCAGCCCAGGCCGCCGACCACGGCTGGTCCCGCGCCACCCTCGTCCACCACGTCACCTCGCAGCGGCACCTGCGGGTCGGCGCCGCACCGAACAATTTCCCCACCACGCTGCCGGCACACGAATCCGACCTGGCCCACGAGATCCTCCAGGATCCGTACAACCTCGACTTCCTCGGCCTCGACCCCGGTTACAGCGAACGCGAACTCGAAGATGCCCTCATCGGCCGGCTCACCCACTTCCTCAGCGAGCTCGGAGGCGGGTTCTCCTTCGTCGGACGCCAGTACCAAATCACCGTCGGAACCTCCGAATACTACCTGGACCTGCTGTTTTTCCACCTCGGCCTGCGCCGATTCGTCGTCTTCGAGCTGAAGATCGGCCGCGCCGAGCCCGAACACATCGGCAAGCTCAACTTCTACGTCAACGCCGTCGACGACCTGCTCCGCAAACCCGAGCACGGAGACGGCAGCACCATCGGGATCCTCCTCGCCGCCGACCGGGACGACATCGTCGTCGAATACGCCCTCCGCGGTCTCGACTCGCCGCTCGCGGTCAGCACCTACACCACACACCGGTCCCTGCCCGAGGAGATCCGGCCCGCCCTTCCCACAGCAGCCGACCTCGCCGACGCCATCCGAGACGTGCGTCACCCCCACAACCCACAGCCTCCCATCCCCGGACCGCCGACCGACGACTAA